The proteins below come from a single Petrotoga miotherma DSM 10691 genomic window:
- the rny gene encoding ribonuclease Y — translation MLVYIIIGIAIFILSVLVGINIGNKRVISTLKTKKEELEVEIKNKQKEIDKILKKAEEEAKALKQKELLEAKEEIHKLRQQFDLEARQQREELKTNEERLIRKEESLAKKEENLEKLKEKLEVQHENVQKLEKELETKLNEIAKMTEEEARQIVINEAKDKYEKEIAQKFKEIKDYYEDESKKYARWVITTAIQRYASDVTNEITTSTVSLPTDDMKGRIIGREGRNIRTFEKLTGADLIIDDTPEIVVVSSFNPLRREIAKRTLEMLVADGRIHPARIEELYEKSKNETQEYIKEVGKEAVMRVGIKQPNIEIIKLLGRLKFRTSYGQDVLEHSIEVSQFAGMMASELGLNVELAKRAALFHDLGKAVDHEVEGSHAIVGGQIAKRYGEKLEVVNAIQYHHNEVDPMTPEAVLVAASDALSASRPGARKETLENYIRRIEQLEEIAKSFRYVDKAYAIQAGRELRIIVQPDKVEDEVAEKLAHDISVQIEEKVQYPGVIKVTVIREKRSISYAS, via the coding sequence ATTCTGGTATATATAATTATAGGAATAGCTATATTTATCTTATCAGTGCTTGTTGGAATTAATATTGGAAACAAAAGGGTTATTTCTACACTAAAAACAAAAAAAGAAGAATTGGAAGTTGAAATAAAAAACAAACAAAAAGAAATAGATAAAATATTAAAAAAAGCAGAAGAAGAAGCTAAGGCATTAAAACAAAAAGAATTACTAGAGGCAAAAGAAGAGATACATAAACTTAGACAACAATTTGATTTAGAAGCAAGGCAACAAAGAGAAGAGCTTAAAACCAACGAAGAAAGATTAATAAGAAAAGAAGAAAGCTTAGCAAAAAAAGAAGAGAATTTAGAAAAACTAAAAGAAAAATTGGAAGTTCAACACGAAAATGTCCAAAAATTAGAGAAAGAATTAGAGACGAAATTAAATGAAATCGCAAAAATGACCGAAGAAGAAGCACGTCAGATAGTAATAAACGAAGCAAAAGATAAATACGAAAAAGAAATTGCTCAAAAGTTCAAAGAAATAAAAGATTATTACGAAGATGAATCAAAAAAATATGCCAGATGGGTTATCACTACTGCAATTCAAAGATATGCATCAGATGTCACCAACGAAATCACAACGTCAACCGTATCTTTGCCTACAGATGACATGAAAGGAAGAATAATTGGTAGAGAGGGAAGAAACATCAGAACGTTTGAAAAACTCACAGGTGCTGATTTGATAATTGATGATACACCAGAAATAGTTGTTGTATCCTCGTTCAATCCATTACGAAGGGAAATAGCAAAAAGAACACTTGAAATGCTTGTAGCCGATGGAAGAATACATCCTGCTAGAATAGAAGAACTCTATGAAAAATCAAAAAATGAAACTCAAGAATATATAAAGGAAGTAGGAAAAGAAGCGGTAATGAGAGTAGGTATAAAACAGCCGAACATTGAAATAATCAAACTTCTAGGTAGGTTAAAATTTAGAACCAGTTATGGACAAGATGTATTGGAACATTCAATAGAGGTATCTCAATTTGCTGGAATGATGGCAAGTGAATTAGGATTAAACGTTGAACTAGCTAAAAGAGCGGCTCTATTTCATGATTTAGGAAAAGCTGTTGATCATGAAGTTGAAGGATCACATGCTATTGTTGGAGGACAAATTGCTAAGAGATACGGAGAAAAATTGGAAGTAGTTAATGCGATACAATATCACCACAACGAAGTTGACCCGATGACACCTGAAGCTGTTTTGGTTGCTGCAAGTGATGCTCTGTCGGCTTCTAGACCCGGTGCACGTAAAGAAACTTTGGAAAATTACATTCGAAGGATCGAACAACTTGAGGAAATTGCAAAATCATTTAGATACGTTGATAAAGCCTACGCAATACAGGCAGGAAGAGAATTGAGAATAATCGTTCAACCAGATAAAGTTGAAGATGAAGTCGCAGAAAAATTGGCACACGATATATCTGTTCAAATAGAGGAAAAGGTTCAATATCCTGGAGTAATCAAAGTAACCGTAATTAGAGAAAAAAGAAGTATATCTTATGCAAGTTAG
- a CDS encoding regulatory protein RecX: MKKHKKINPKDEKAAEKSALNLIKYRARSEKELSNRLKEKGFDEEVIGKVIEKCKKSGLIDDKLFAYLYAYDKLTLDKKGPMFIQHELKRLGVDESLIFETLEKVKNEVDINAIALELAKNYYDKKQDTLKTKAYLYRRGFEPDIINCVIENLRGD, from the coding sequence ATGAAGAAGCACAAAAAAATTAATCCTAAAGATGAAAAAGCGGCTGAAAAATCTGCATTGAATTTAATAAAGTATCGTGCCAGATCAGAAAAAGAACTCTCAAACCGTCTAAAAGAAAAAGGCTTTGATGAAGAAGTTATTGGCAAAGTGATAGAAAAATGCAAGAAGAGCGGTTTGATAGATGACAAACTTTTTGCATATTTATATGCATATGACAAGTTAACTCTAGACAAAAAAGGCCCCATGTTTATACAACATGAATTAAAACGGTTGGGAGTTGATGAAAGTTTGATTTTCGAGACCCTAGAGAAAGTTAAAAACGAAGTAGATATAAATGCAATTGCTTTAGAATTGGCAAAAAATTATTATGACAAAAAACAAGACACTCTCAAAACTAAAGCTTACTTGTATAGAAGAGGTTTTGAGCCAGACATTATAAACTGTGTTATTGAAAACTTAAGAGGTGATTAA
- a CDS encoding AAA family ATPase: protein MKPIKLKFQAFGPFLEEQEIDFNKLRNDTLFLITGPTGAGKTTIFDAICYALYGNGSMGERGDAIARSHFADEKTDTYVEFEFQFKDKIIEISRTPSYERSRKDGEGTTKQNSQASIKIYQNGQLILHETGVKKVNSKVEEYLGLNYEQFKQIVMIPQGEFRKFITANSNERAEIFKKIFDISIYERFEQKIDEIFKNIEKGLKAQQQKIKNILETINLESEEYNQLLKEENIDPENLIDQLTKEIRKREIYKEETEKQKSQKQDKLQKLNTDLENIKKVNELIEKKETLKKEIEELQQNSEYIQEKEELLNRLKKAKEILPYEERYIEYLKELNEKKNQLKNQQSILDESMEEKQRIDEKLPEIEKQYQKISAVEKEIEDLNQKLDKYVEYKNLIKEFNTKKELYDEKVRESQEKDEKLSKAQKKLEQNEKYISENEDINVEILKNEISANKKLLSATKELSKKYTELVVLHKDYQKVKKGKEEMEIEIQNLREEQSKKTTDFIKSQAYTLAANLKEGEPCPVCGSLVHPSPAKSSGKLITEKELKEINQKLNEKEKEKTTILKNYEDVSNKYSQEVSLFKSEYKRICEELQIPQESENIHTHIQNLIKMLKDRLDQQKQEYEKKIKIYNKVKSLKNDNKKIKEEIRELEEQREKLRKIIDESKSEIIEVATKITDLKEQLEDKTEHGIISEIQEKRKFIQGIKNTYEQKREEANRIAEIINSSKGTIKTLTEDIIKLDDQVKNAEQKFDQMIEKMGFENQQEYQRIKEQINLIESLEEEVQKYKEELKNKQTLLIDLEESTKNLKMIEETPLNNEIVQLQKEIEELIKNESNLEYEIKHLKKTKTNLETVIKEIEKQEKEYSTIKNLRDVSKGDNNTRISLSKYVLAYYFEEILAQANLRLNKLTDGRYQLHRSSKVLDARKSEGLEIMVFDIYTGKEREIKTLSGGESFKAALALALGLADVVQSEAGGISLDTIFIDEGFGSLDTNSLDSAIEVLTELNSSGRMVGIISHVSELKERINSKIEVIPGKTGSYIKF from the coding sequence ATGAAACCAATAAAATTAAAATTCCAGGCCTTTGGTCCTTTTTTAGAAGAGCAAGAAATAGATTTTAACAAATTAAGAAACGATACTTTATTCTTGATTACCGGCCCAACAGGTGCAGGAAAAACTACTATTTTCGATGCAATCTGTTATGCTTTATACGGAAATGGTTCGATGGGCGAAAGAGGAGATGCGATAGCCAGGTCTCATTTTGCAGATGAAAAGACCGACACATACGTGGAATTTGAATTTCAATTCAAAGATAAAATAATCGAAATTTCAAGAACCCCTTCTTACGAAAGATCAAGAAAAGATGGTGAAGGGACCACAAAGCAAAATAGTCAAGCTAGTATAAAGATATATCAAAATGGTCAACTGATACTACATGAAACTGGGGTTAAAAAAGTAAATAGTAAGGTAGAAGAATATTTAGGTTTGAACTATGAACAATTCAAGCAGATAGTAATGATTCCACAAGGAGAATTCAGAAAGTTTATAACAGCCAATTCAAACGAGAGAGCAGAGATCTTTAAGAAGATATTTGACATAAGTATATATGAGCGTTTCGAACAAAAAATAGACGAGATTTTTAAAAATATAGAAAAAGGATTAAAGGCCCAACAGCAAAAAATCAAAAACATACTAGAAACAATAAACCTTGAATCAGAAGAATACAATCAATTGTTGAAAGAAGAAAATATTGACCCTGAAAATCTAATTGATCAATTAACAAAGGAAATTAGAAAAAGAGAGATTTATAAGGAAGAAACCGAAAAACAAAAATCTCAAAAACAAGACAAACTACAAAAACTAAACACAGACCTTGAAAATATAAAAAAGGTAAATGAACTAATTGAAAAGAAAGAAACCCTTAAAAAAGAGATCGAAGAACTCCAACAAAATTCCGAGTATATTCAAGAAAAAGAAGAGCTTCTTAATAGGTTAAAAAAGGCAAAAGAAATCCTTCCATACGAAGAAAGATACATAGAATATTTGAAAGAATTAAATGAAAAAAAGAACCAACTCAAAAATCAACAAAGTATATTAGATGAAAGTATGGAAGAAAAACAACGAATAGACGAGAAGTTACCAGAAATTGAAAAGCAATATCAAAAGATATCCGCTGTTGAAAAAGAAATTGAAGATCTCAATCAAAAATTAGATAAATACGTTGAGTACAAAAACCTAATTAAAGAATTCAATACAAAAAAGGAACTTTATGATGAAAAGGTTAGAGAAAGCCAAGAAAAAGATGAGAAGCTTTCAAAAGCTCAAAAAAAATTGGAACAAAACGAAAAATATATATCAGAAAATGAAGATATAAACGTTGAAATACTTAAAAACGAAATTAGTGCAAATAAAAAATTATTATCTGCAACCAAGGAATTATCTAAAAAATACACAGAATTAGTAGTCTTACACAAGGATTATCAGAAAGTAAAAAAAGGAAAAGAAGAAATGGAGATTGAAATACAAAACTTAAGAGAAGAACAAAGCAAAAAGACTACCGATTTTATAAAATCACAGGCATATACTTTAGCAGCCAATCTAAAAGAAGGAGAACCGTGTCCCGTTTGTGGATCTCTCGTTCACCCCTCTCCTGCCAAAAGTAGTGGGAAATTAATAACAGAAAAAGAACTAAAGGAAATCAATCAAAAATTAAATGAAAAAGAGAAAGAAAAAACAACGATACTAAAAAATTATGAAGACGTATCAAACAAATATTCACAAGAGGTATCTTTATTTAAATCTGAATATAAAAGAATCTGTGAAGAATTACAAATTCCCCAAGAAAGTGAGAATATACACACTCATATACAAAATTTAATAAAAATGCTTAAAGACAGATTGGACCAGCAAAAACAAGAATACGAAAAAAAAATAAAAATATACAACAAAGTCAAATCACTGAAAAACGATAATAAAAAGATCAAAGAAGAAATTAGAGAGTTAGAAGAACAAAGAGAAAAGTTGAGAAAAATAATAGATGAATCGAAATCAGAAATTATAGAAGTAGCAACTAAAATTACAGATCTTAAAGAACAATTAGAGGACAAAACCGAACATGGAATAATAAGCGAAATACAAGAAAAAAGAAAATTTATCCAAGGTATCAAAAACACTTACGAACAAAAAAGAGAAGAAGCTAACAGAATCGCAGAAATAATAAACTCTTCAAAAGGAACAATAAAAACTTTAACCGAAGATATAATTAAATTAGACGACCAAGTAAAAAATGCTGAACAAAAATTCGATCAAATGATAGAAAAAATGGGATTTGAGAACCAACAAGAATATCAAAGAATAAAAGAACAAATTAACTTAATAGAAAGTTTAGAAGAAGAAGTTCAAAAATATAAAGAAGAATTAAAGAATAAGCAGACTCTTCTCATTGACTTAGAAGAATCCACTAAAAACCTAAAAATGATTGAGGAAACACCTTTAAATAATGAAATAGTGCAATTACAAAAGGAAATTGAAGAATTAATAAAAAACGAATCAAATTTAGAATATGAAATAAAACATTTGAAAAAAACAAAAACTAATTTAGAAACTGTGATAAAAGAAATAGAAAAACAAGAAAAGGAATACTCAACTATAAAGAACTTAAGAGATGTCAGTAAAGGTGACAACAACACAAGAATCAGCCTTAGTAAATATGTACTAGCATATTATTTCGAAGAAATATTAGCTCAAGCGAATCTAAGATTGAACAAATTAACAGATGGCAGATATCAGTTGCATAGATCTTCTAAAGTACTTGATGCAAGAAAGAGTGAAGGTTTAGAAATCATGGTTTTTGATATCTACACTGGAAAAGAAAGAGAAATAAAAACACTTTCAGGAGGAGAAAGTTTTAAAGCTGCACTAGCTCTTGCTTTAGGATTAGCCGATGTGGTGCAAAGCGAAGCTGGTGGTATCTCTTTAGATACGATTTTTATAGACGAAGGATTCGGCAGCCTTGACACAAACTCTCTTGATAGTGCAATCGAAGTATTAACAGAGTTAAATAGCTCTGGAAGAATGGTGGGCATAATATCTCATGTAAGTGAATTGAAAGAAAGAATTAATTCAAAAATCGAGGTAATACCAGGAAAAACTGGCAGCTATATAAAGTTTTAA